In Cololabis saira isolate AMF1-May2022 chromosome 1, fColSai1.1, whole genome shotgun sequence, the following proteins share a genomic window:
- the tmem187 gene encoding transmembrane protein 187, which translates to MMRALLHVLVPFLLCVAVANTDLFRDVQVDVTYEHYAEKPLDYMPAFLAMPFNCVVNLGYIFLGLYWLLRPGDVEGTDSRYMREVFALMALFYGPVQWARLATLRRAPAVLDQWVTLPIFAWVPAWIDFIEYGEQRPQRAAALELFSVSSYFLALLHERGFDLALVCHVTAAVYKGLRAQLSRGDRSTGRYLLLATLACAGFVALKLLDHWLARFWLFQRLTGHFWSKVCDVLQFHFSFCFLTTLTRRKTAAQQE; encoded by the exons ATGATGCGGGCTCTGCTTCACGTATTAGTACCTTTCCTTCTCTGCGTTGCCGTAGCGAACACGGATCTGTTCAGGGATGTTCAGGTGGACGTGACTTATGAACATTACGCAGAGAAACCGCTCGACTACATGCCCGCTTTCCTGGCGATGCCGTTCAACTGCGTGGTGAACCTGGGTTACATCTTCCTGGGCTTGTACTGGCTGCTCCGGCCCGGGGACGTGGAGGGGACCGACAGCCGCTACATGAGGGAGGTGTTCGCCCTCATGGCGCTCTTCTACGGCCCGGTGCAGTGGGCGCGCCTGGCCACGCTGCGGCGCGCTCCCGCCGTGCTCGACCAGTGGGTCACCCTGCCGATCTTCGCCTGGGTTCCCGCCTGGATCGACTTCATAGAGTATGGAG AGCAGCGCCCCCAGCGCGCGGCCGCGCTCGAGCTGTTCTCCGTCAGCAGCTACTTCCTGGCGCTCCTGCACGAGCGCGGCTTCGACCTGGCGCTGGTCTGTCACGTGACCGCGGCGGTGTACAAGGGGCTGCGCGCGCAGCTGAGCCGTGGGGACCGCAGCACGGGCAGGTACCTGCTGCTGGCCACGCTGGCCTGCGCGGGGTTCGTGGCGCTGAAGCTGCTGGACCACTGGCTGGCTCGGTTCTGGCTCTTCCAGAGACTCACGGGACACTTCTGGTCCAAAGTGTGTGACGTGCTGCAGTTCCACTTCAGCTTCTGTTTCCTGACCACACTGACACGCAGGAAGACTGCTGCACAACAGGAGtga